In Halogeometricum sp. S1BR25-6, a single genomic region encodes these proteins:
- a CDS encoding NTP transferase domain-containing protein yields MCGGRGTRLGGRVEKPLVPVCGVPMVERVAAALRESRAETVHAAVSNNAPETAERVREMGLAVVETSGEGYVSDLTAALDSVGRPVVTAAADLPLLEPEHVDDAIAESFDHGGDAGNADDPRSVTVCVPADLKRRLGVSADTTFRGEDGRELAPTGLNVVGSGDDTVQLTCDDRLAVNVNRPSDLERAEALCD; encoded by the coding sequence ATGTGCGGCGGGCGGGGCACCCGCCTCGGCGGCAGGGTCGAAAAGCCCCTCGTCCCCGTCTGCGGCGTCCCCATGGTCGAACGCGTCGCCGCGGCGCTCCGGGAGAGTCGCGCCGAGACGGTCCACGCGGCCGTCTCGAATAACGCGCCGGAGACGGCCGAGCGCGTCCGCGAGATGGGCCTCGCCGTCGTCGAGACGTCCGGCGAGGGCTACGTCTCCGATTTGACCGCCGCGCTCGATTCGGTCGGGAGACCGGTCGTCACCGCCGCCGCCGACCTGCCGCTCCTCGAACCCGAACACGTGGATGACGCGATTGCGGAGAGTTTCGACCACGGGGGCGATGCCGGCAATGCAGACGACCCCCGTTCGGTCACCGTCTGCGTCCCCGCCGACCTGAAGCGCCGCCTCGGCGTCTCCGCGGATACGACCTTTCGGGGGGAGGACGGACGGGAACTCGCGCCGACGGGGCTGAACGTCGTCGGGAGCGGGGACGACACCGTGCAGTTGACGTGCGACGACCGCCTCGCGGTGAACGTGAACCGACCGTCGGACCTCGAACGCGCGGAGGCGCTGTGCGACTGA
- a CDS encoding adenosylcobinamide amidohydrolase → MTGGDAGSDPDVDPVFQSVVRDGVCRLRRPETRWLSTGHAGGPSTGPVAYNVSVPEGWDEQDVDGYVRRRLAEAGFEESGPTLLTGVSMRHARRARLGPVEAVVTAGVSNPAALPVDGGGEATAPNSSDEGDRTPVGTVNVLVGTTRALDAGALANLVAVAAEAKAATLLARTGFPGTTTDAVVAACDPAGAAAAYSGSATDVGSAARACVRDALCASLDSRYGGGSHSEVPASVADAAYGVVTDERASVSEIFGSEND, encoded by the coding sequence ATGACCGGCGGAGACGCTGGTTCCGACCCCGACGTCGACCCGGTCTTCCAGTCGGTCGTCCGCGACGGGGTCTGTCGGCTTCGGAGACCCGAGACGCGGTGGCTCTCGACGGGCCACGCCGGCGGCCCCTCGACCGGTCCCGTCGCGTACAACGTGAGCGTCCCCGAAGGATGGGACGAGCAGGACGTCGACGGCTACGTCCGCCGCCGCCTCGCCGAGGCCGGGTTCGAGGAGTCGGGGCCGACGCTCCTCACGGGCGTCTCGATGCGGCACGCCCGCCGCGCCCGCCTCGGCCCCGTCGAGGCCGTCGTCACCGCGGGCGTGTCGAACCCGGCGGCGCTTCCCGTCGACGGCGGCGGGGAAGCGACCGCCCCCAATTCGAGCGACGAGGGCGACCGCACGCCCGTCGGCACGGTGAACGTCCTCGTCGGCACGACGCGCGCCCTCGACGCGGGCGCCCTCGCCAACCTCGTCGCCGTCGCCGCCGAGGCGAAGGCCGCGACGCTCCTCGCGCGAACCGGCTTTCCGGGCACGACGACGGACGCCGTCGTGGCCGCCTGCGACCCCGCGGGCGCGGCGGCGGCGTACTCCGGCAGCGCAACCGACGTCGGGTCGGCCGCACGCGCCTGCGTTCGAGACGCCCTCTGCGCGTCGCTCGACTCGCGGTACGGCGGCGGGAGTCACTCCGAGGTTCCCGCCTCCGTCGCGGACGCCGCGTACGGCGTCGTCACCGACGAGCGGGCGTCCGTCTCCGAGATTTTCGGGAGCGAGAACGACTGA
- the cbiB gene encoding adenosylcobinamide-phosphate synthase CbiB, with translation MPASAALVVALAAGLDAAFAEPPARVHPVALLGRLLSRPELQSQSSPPSHPRLRGVLLALLVPVGFAAVAGAVVAAGGVLSPWVGAVLAGLLLFSTTSLRMLLDAARDVTLAADADLETARRELRALAGRDASALDAAHVRSAAVESVAENLADGLVAPLLAFAVCAPVSLPLAAAAAAWVKGVNTLDSMFGYRTNPVGEAPARLDDAVMWLPARLSAVLLAASVFQFSLPLSARVRTLARRPPSPNSGWPMATMAAVLPARLVKPGVYDLDPASDEAGTPLPTTADATRAVRVTNRAGLLAFALAGVVAWA, from the coding sequence GTGCCCGCGAGCGCCGCCCTCGTCGTCGCACTCGCGGCCGGCCTCGACGCGGCGTTCGCCGAACCGCCGGCGCGCGTCCACCCCGTCGCCCTCCTCGGTCGCCTCCTCTCGCGTCCGGAACTCCAGTCGCAGTCGTCGCCGCCGTCGCACCCGCGACTCCGCGGCGTCCTCCTCGCCCTCCTCGTTCCCGTCGGCTTCGCCGCCGTCGCGGGTGCCGTCGTCGCCGCGGGTGGAGTCCTCTCGCCGTGGGTCGGCGCCGTCCTCGCCGGCCTCCTGCTGTTCTCGACGACCAGCCTCCGGATGCTGCTGGACGCCGCCCGCGACGTGACGCTCGCGGCCGACGCGGACCTCGAAACCGCCCGACGCGAGTTGCGCGCCCTCGCCGGCCGCGACGCCTCGGCGTTGGACGCCGCGCACGTTCGCTCGGCCGCCGTCGAGAGCGTCGCGGAGAACCTCGCGGACGGCCTCGTCGCACCTCTCCTCGCGTTCGCCGTCTGCGCGCCCGTCTCGCTCCCTCTCGCCGCGGCCGCCGCCGCGTGGGTGAAGGGTGTCAACACGCTCGACTCGATGTTCGGCTACCGGACGAACCCCGTCGGCGAGGCGCCCGCCCGCCTCGACGACGCCGTCATGTGGCTCCCGGCCCGACTCTCGGCCGTGCTCCTCGCCGCTTCGGTCTTTCAGTTCTCCCTCCCGCTCTCCGCCCGCGTCCGGACGCTCGCGCGCCGGCCCCCCTCGCCGAACTCCGGGTGGCCGATGGCGACGATGGCGGCCGTCCTCCCGGCGCGACTCGTCAAGCCGGGCGTCTACGACCTCGACCCGGCGTCCGACGAGGCGGGCACGCCGCTGCCGACGACGGCCGACGCGACGCGCGCCGTCCGGGTGACGAACCGCGCGGGACTGCTCGCGTTCGCCCTCGCGGGGGTGGTGGCGTGGGCCTAA
- a CDS encoding cupin domain-containing protein gives MDARVNFPFSPAFPAASGLELEGGHNVVYFELDPRTTLATHTDSPEEILVCLDGSEVEVWAGEATGSIGAGELVVVPPMVPHGFRNTGPETARFLGFFSDRTTVSEFEAPVEPLGVTTLRT, from the coding sequence ATGGACGCGAGGGTGAACTTCCCGTTCTCTCCAGCGTTCCCGGCCGCGTCCGGCCTGGAACTCGAGGGTGGACACAACGTCGTCTACTTCGAACTCGACCCTAGAACGACGTTGGCAACTCACACGGACAGCCCCGAGGAGATACTCGTCTGTCTCGACGGCTCCGAGGTCGAGGTGTGGGCCGGCGAGGCGACGGGGAGCATCGGGGCTGGCGAGTTGGTCGTCGTCCCGCCGATGGTCCCCCACGGGTTCCGCAACACGGGTCCTGAGACCGCCCGGTTCCTGGGATTCTTCTCGGACCGAACGACTGTCTCCGAGTTCGAAGCGCCGGTCGAGCCGCTCGGTGTGACGACGCTGAGGACGTAG
- a CDS encoding DNA-3-methyladenine glycosylase family protein, whose protein sequence is MSLSADTTLALPAEPPFAFARSASVLDRAAPPAGGRYTPRDALVTGGFAPEPFVAHLSPDGPDAVRAHVDWLDGRGDGSAVAAHLDAFLSLSDDPTPLYDAAADDEAFAPVAAELRGYHHVRFPTPFEAACWAALSRRTTTPVAAARRDSLVRELGRVAVVDGETVSLFPTARTVRANPGAVRTAVEGTAADGERRSATDRTDPDRADDSESILAAAELFAASGSDLRELGTDDLRDRLASLRGFGPRAAAFVAFRGFGRASVLPTTAARLRSLVGEAYGVEDPTEETVRRLAEPYGEYRGYWAHYLHVDALLDEE, encoded by the coding sequence ATGTCGCTCTCCGCGGACACGACGCTCGCGCTCCCGGCGGAACCGCCGTTCGCGTTCGCCCGCTCGGCGTCGGTCCTCGACCGCGCCGCGCCTCCCGCGGGCGGGCGGTACACCCCCCGCGACGCACTCGTGACCGGCGGGTTCGCGCCCGAACCGTTCGTCGCGCACCTCTCCCCGGACGGGCCGGACGCGGTCCGCGCGCACGTCGATTGGCTCGACGGCCGCGGCGACGGGTCGGCCGTCGCCGCCCACCTCGACGCCTTCCTCTCGCTGTCCGACGACCCGACGCCGCTGTACGACGCGGCGGCCGACGACGAGGCGTTCGCGCCCGTGGCCGCCGAACTCCGCGGCTACCACCACGTCCGCTTCCCGACGCCGTTCGAGGCGGCCTGCTGGGCGGCGCTCTCCCGGCGGACGACCACCCCGGTCGCCGCCGCCCGCCGCGACTCGCTCGTTCGCGAACTCGGCCGCGTCGCCGTCGTCGACGGGGAGACGGTGTCGCTGTTCCCGACGGCCCGGACGGTCCGGGCGAATCCCGGCGCCGTGCGAACCGCCGTCGAGGGGACCGCGGCGGACGGGGAGAGGCGGTCCGCGACCGACCGGACCGACCCCGACCGCGCCGACGACTCGGAGTCGATACTCGCCGCCGCCGAACTGTTCGCGGCGTCGGGGTCGGACCTGCGCGAACTCGGGACGGACGACCTGCGGGACCGACTCGCGTCGCTCCGGGGGTTCGGCCCGCGCGCCGCCGCGTTCGTGGCGTTCCGCGGGTTCGGTCGGGCGTCGGTGCTGCCGACGACGGCGGCCCGCCTCCGTTCGCTCGTCGGCGAGGCGTACGGCGTCGAGGACCCCACCGAGGAGACGGTTCGCCGCCTCGCGGAACCCTACGGGGAGTATCGGGGGTACTGGGCGCACTACCTGCACGTCGACGCCCTCCTCGACGAGGAGTGA
- a CDS encoding ester cyclase, with protein MTMQSPPDVDVQAAAESEATARAYVSMWNDRDYAAIPRLVSETFVMYDPAAPEAGVSGPKGEVHGREGLRQFMELLTTAFPDFEITVLDMLTDETLAMYEVRLTMTHEGPLGSLPPTGRRVDVRGVSVLRLEDGVVDEHRFHTNMQESAEQLGLTFPAILGQLPKLLLGKLRPSR; from the coding sequence ATGACGATGCAATCACCACCGGATGTCGACGTGCAGGCCGCAGCCGAATCGGAGGCGACCGCCAGAGCGTACGTGTCGATGTGGAACGACCGGGACTACGCGGCGATCCCGCGACTCGTCTCCGAAACGTTCGTGATGTACGACCCCGCCGCACCCGAAGCGGGGGTTTCGGGACCGAAGGGGGAAGTCCACGGTCGGGAGGGACTCCGCCAGTTCATGGAACTGTTGACGACGGCGTTCCCCGACTTCGAGATCACGGTCCTCGATATGCTCACCGACGAGACCCTGGCGATGTACGAGGTCCGACTGACGATGACCCACGAAGGGCCACTCGGTAGCCTCCCCCCAACGGGTCGACGGGTCGATGTCCGTGGCGTATCGGTTCTCCGCCTCGAAGACGGGGTCGTGGACGAACACCGATTCCATACGAACATGCAGGAGTCGGCCGAACAGCTCGGTCTGACGTTCCCGGCGATACTCGGACAGCTCCCGAAACTCCTGCTCGGCAAGCTACGCCCGTCTCGATAA
- a CDS encoding aminotransferase class I/II-fold pyridoxal phosphate-dependent enzyme has product MDPDSASSVSRVPHGGDGDPAVVDFSANTNPKRPPGTAAAYDAAYGPATRYPDDEYADYRAAAADYVDCDPSDVVPTAGGLTALRLAFGVTVAPGDDVLVPEPSFGEYDREIRLQGATPVPVAHDGILEADPAEYAAAVVCTPNNPTGEAAAPDDLRDFLARCRAADTALVVDEAFLDFTDDPSLAGKSGAIVARSLTKMFGLPGLRAGFAVATGGLGDGLDAARPTWGLSVPAAAVGAHCMRQSTFVEETKARVAAERARMRDRLEADFEVFPSDAPFLLLGVDGDVDALLAHARERGFALRDARTFPTLDSHVRVAVRLPEENEALVDALSAFA; this is encoded by the coding sequence ATGGACCCTGACTCGGCGTCGTCGGTGTCGAGAGTGCCTCACGGCGGCGACGGCGACCCCGCCGTCGTCGACTTCAGCGCGAACACGAACCCGAAGCGGCCGCCCGGCACCGCTGCCGCCTACGACGCGGCGTACGGTCCGGCGACGCGCTACCCCGACGACGAGTACGCCGACTACCGGGCCGCGGCCGCCGACTACGTCGACTGCGACCCGAGCGACGTGGTCCCGACGGCGGGCGGGTTGACCGCCCTCCGCCTCGCGTTCGGCGTCACCGTCGCCCCCGGCGACGACGTGCTCGTCCCCGAACCCAGTTTCGGCGAGTACGACCGCGAGATTCGCTTACAGGGGGCGACGCCCGTCCCGGTCGCTCACGACGGGATTTTGGAAGCGGACCCGGCGGAGTACGCCGCCGCCGTCGTCTGTACGCCGAACAACCCGACGGGTGAGGCGGCCGCCCCCGACGACCTGCGCGACTTCCTCGCGCGGTGCCGCGCGGCCGACACCGCCCTCGTCGTCGACGAGGCGTTCCTCGACTTCACCGACGACCCGAGCCTCGCGGGTAAATCGGGCGCTATCGTCGCTCGGTCGCTGACGAAGATGTTCGGTCTCCCCGGTCTGCGCGCGGGATTCGCCGTCGCGACGGGCGGCCTCGGCGACGGACTCGACGCCGCGCGGCCAACGTGGGGACTCTCGGTGCCCGCGGCGGCCGTGGGCGCGCACTGCATGCGGCAGTCGACGTTCGTCGAGGAGACGAAGGCGCGCGTCGCCGCGGAGCGAGCGCGGATGCGCGACCGCCTCGAAGCCGACTTCGAGGTGTTCCCCTCCGACGCCCCGTTCCTCCTCCTCGGGGTAGACGGCGACGTGGACGCCCTCCTCGCGCACGCCCGAGAACGCGGGTTCGCCCTGCGCGACGCGCGGACGTTCCCGACGCTGGATTCGCACGTCCGGGTGGCCGTCCGCCTCCCGGAGGAGAACGAGGCCCTCGTCGACGCGCTCTCGGCGTTCGCATGA
- the cobS gene encoding adenosylcobinamide-GDP ribazoletransferase, translating into MGLIPLPAALRGGVAFLTRLPVGSDEASWEAFRRTPLAFTLVGYLVGALAALPLLLPVPVPTAAALYLATLYLLTGVAHADGLADVGDAAAVHGDAERRLSVLKDSQTGVGGALALCLCLVALGLGALGVAGTLPRTAFALALAAEVGAKTGMATLVCTAQSAHEGMGSALLDANDAANLLPVAVALLPLLLVAPALGTGGVVAAALTPVATALLVGRWGENHLGGVSGDVLGAANELGRVVGVHAGVVAWTLF; encoded by the coding sequence GTGGGCCTAATCCCCCTTCCGGCCGCCCTCCGCGGCGGCGTCGCCTTCCTCACCCGCCTCCCCGTCGGGAGCGACGAGGCGTCGTGGGAGGCGTTCCGGCGCACGCCGCTCGCGTTCACGCTCGTCGGCTACCTCGTCGGCGCCCTCGCGGCGCTTCCCCTCCTGCTTCCCGTGCCCGTGCCGACGGCGGCGGCGCTGTACCTCGCCACCCTCTACCTCCTCACGGGCGTCGCGCACGCCGACGGCCTCGCGGACGTCGGCGACGCGGCGGCCGTCCACGGCGACGCCGAGCGTCGGCTCTCGGTGCTCAAAGATTCGCAGACGGGCGTCGGCGGCGCGCTGGCGCTCTGTCTTTGCCTCGTCGCCCTCGGACTCGGCGCGCTCGGCGTCGCGGGCACCCTCCCGAGAACCGCCTTCGCTCTCGCCCTCGCGGCCGAAGTCGGCGCGAAGACGGGGATGGCGACGCTCGTCTGTACCGCCCAGAGCGCCCACGAGGGGATGGGGTCGGCGCTCCTCGACGCCAACGACGCCGCGAACCTCCTCCCCGTCGCCGTCGCTCTCCTCCCCCTCCTCCTCGTCGCGCCCGCCTTGGGCACCGGGGGTGTCGTCGCCGCGGCGCTCACACCCGTCGCGACGGCGCTCCTCGTCGGGCGCTGGGGAGAGAACCATCTCGGCGGCGTCAGCGGCGACGTGCTGGGCGCGGCGAACGAACTCGGGCGCGTCGTCGGCGTCCACGCGGGGGTGGTGGCGTGGACGCTCTTCTGA
- a CDS encoding cobyrinate a,c-diamide synthase, which yields MPGVVLAGTASSVGKTVATLAVCRALERAGRTPVAAKAGPDFIDPSHHAASLGRPSRTLDPWMTGEDGLKRAYARGADHGDVCVVEGMMGLYDGDVSTATVAADLDLPVVLVVDATAGMESVAATALGFRAYADRMDYDVDVVGLLAARAHGGRHEEGIREAVPEEMHYVGRTPPLDGLDIPDRHLGLHAGSESPVDDDALDDAARHVDADELLSLARRPRVDAPPERPADPTGLTVAVAEDDAFRFVYPSVREQLAARATVETFAPVAGDDLPDCDAVYLPGGYPEKRAADLAESPALSAIADRAAEDLPVFGECGGLMALGETLTTEDGDEHAMAGVLPVSTRMTDGPVALDHVGYRARRDSLVASAGESLRGHEFHYSAATAAPDARFAFEVVRGAGVDGANDGIEEYRTLGTYAHFHAESGAFDAFLDAAAE from the coding sequence CTGCCGGGGGTCGTCCTCGCCGGGACCGCATCGAGCGTCGGTAAGACCGTGGCGACGCTGGCCGTCTGCCGCGCCCTCGAACGCGCCGGTCGGACGCCCGTCGCGGCGAAGGCCGGCCCCGACTTCATCGACCCGAGCCACCACGCCGCCTCGCTCGGCCGTCCGTCGCGGACGCTCGACCCGTGGATGACGGGCGAGGACGGTCTCAAGCGGGCGTACGCCCGCGGGGCCGACCACGGCGACGTCTGCGTCGTCGAGGGGATGATGGGGCTGTACGACGGCGACGTGAGCACCGCCACGGTCGCCGCGGACCTCGACCTGCCGGTCGTCCTCGTCGTCGACGCGACGGCGGGGATGGAGAGCGTCGCGGCGACGGCGCTCGGCTTTCGCGCCTACGCCGACCGGATGGACTACGACGTGGACGTGGTCGGCCTCCTCGCCGCCCGCGCTCACGGCGGGCGGCACGAGGAGGGCATCCGGGAGGCGGTCCCCGAGGAGATGCACTACGTCGGCCGGACGCCGCCGCTGGACGGTCTCGACATCCCCGACAGACATCTCGGCCTACACGCCGGGAGCGAGTCCCCGGTCGACGACGACGCCCTCGACGACGCCGCCCGCCACGTCGACGCGGACGAACTGCTCTCGCTGGCGCGCCGCCCGCGGGTGGACGCGCCGCCGGAGCGACCGGCCGACCCCACCGGTCTGACCGTCGCCGTCGCCGAGGACGACGCCTTCCGCTTCGTCTACCCCTCCGTTCGAGAGCAACTCGCCGCGCGGGCGACGGTGGAGACGTTCGCGCCCGTCGCGGGCGACGACCTGCCCGACTGCGACGCCGTCTACCTCCCCGGCGGCTACCCCGAGAAGCGCGCCGCGGACCTCGCCGAATCGCCGGCGCTGTCGGCTATCGCGGACCGCGCGGCGGAGGATCTGCCCGTCTTCGGCGAGTGCGGCGGGCTGATGGCTCTCGGCGAGACGCTGACGACCGAGGACGGAGACGAGCACGCGATGGCGGGCGTCCTGCCCGTCTCGACGCGGATGACCGACGGACCGGTCGCCCTCGACCACGTGGGCTACCGGGCGCGTCGGGACTCGCTCGTCGCGTCCGCGGGCGAGTCGCTGCGCGGCCACGAGTTCCACTACTCGGCGGCGACGGCCGCCCCCGACGCGCGCTTCGCGTTCGAGGTGGTCCGCGGCGCGGGCGTCGACGGCGCGAACGACGGCATCGAGGAGTACCGGACGCTCGGCACGTACGCGCACTTCCACGCCGAGTCGGGCGCGTTCGACGCGTTCCTCGACGCGGCGGCGGAGTGA
- a CDS encoding HAD family hydrolase, whose protein sequence is MAVSFDLFGTLVDAARPADPAAAVAAELRDRDVAVPDDWADAYAEVHIDAPEGAEVPLPAHVSAALRSRGVDAPANAARRAVVAAFDPEVRTRPGAADAVVAAAERGPVGLFSNCSVPELVARTLIRSNVDRDVFAATVSSVACGWRKPDPRAFKTLAGRLDVAPETLVHVGDNSYADGGVSGVGGRFVDATETDFEAFADALRRGASLSEFVSEG, encoded by the coding sequence GTGGCAGTCTCGTTCGACCTGTTCGGCACGCTCGTCGACGCGGCCCGGCCGGCCGACCCCGCGGCGGCCGTCGCGGCCGAACTCCGCGACAGGGACGTCGCCGTCCCGGACGACTGGGCGGACGCCTACGCCGAGGTCCACATCGACGCGCCGGAGGGGGCCGAAGTCCCCCTCCCCGCGCACGTCTCGGCCGCCCTCCGCTCTCGCGGCGTCGACGCCCCCGCGAACGCCGCGCGTCGCGCCGTCGTCGCCGCGTTCGACCCCGAGGTGCGGACGCGCCCCGGCGCGGCCGACGCCGTCGTCGCCGCCGCCGAACGCGGCCCCGTCGGTCTGTTCTCGAACTGCTCGGTCCCCGAACTCGTCGCGCGGACGCTCATCCGCTCGAACGTCGACCGCGACGTGTTCGCCGCGACGGTGTCCAGCGTCGCCTGCGGGTGGCGCAAGCCCGACCCGCGGGCGTTCAAGACGCTCGCCGGCCGCCTCGACGTCGCCCCCGAGACGCTCGTCCACGTCGGCGACAACTCGTACGCCGACGGCGGCGTCTCCGGCGTCGGCGGCCGCTTCGTCGACGCGACCGAGACCGACTTCGAGGCGTTCGCGGACGCCCTCCGCCGCGGCGCCTCGCTCTCCGAGTTCGTCTCGGAGGGCTGA
- a CDS encoding nicotinate-nucleotide--dimethylbenzimidazole phosphoribosyltransferase yields MRLILVAGTTRTAEREGLSAAGATRDLLCHTPSADAEILTYGDTVRAPVTPVSPTGCPTPAAVTRAVRELLGFDATVVDGGLAEPTGAPTVSMGAAPGRDIGEADPVQTAPGAFAAARQFGRALPDEKVVVGETIPGGTTTAQAVLRALGEEWPTSSSLPENPVELKERVVEEAFASSDLEPGRAAHAPELAVRFVGDPVLAVASGLVAGALESETEVILGGGTQMLAVAALVRHAGVVGPLTLATTSYLADDVPELAAAAAAHDVNLVVTDPGFGGDGDGAGGVDPGPLSAYADGVAKEGAAMGGALHLAARAGRLDEVTTATLDVLARLRSDDGP; encoded by the coding sequence GTGCGACTGATACTCGTCGCGGGGACGACCCGCACGGCCGAACGGGAGGGGCTGAGCGCCGCGGGCGCGACGCGCGACCTGCTGTGCCACACGCCGAGCGCCGACGCGGAGATTCTGACCTACGGTGACACCGTCCGCGCGCCGGTCACGCCCGTCAGTCCGACCGGGTGTCCGACGCCGGCGGCCGTCACCCGCGCCGTCCGCGAACTGCTGGGGTTCGACGCCACCGTCGTCGACGGCGGCCTCGCCGAACCGACGGGCGCGCCGACCGTCTCGATGGGTGCCGCCCCCGGCCGCGACATCGGCGAGGCGGACCCGGTGCAGACCGCGCCCGGCGCGTTCGCCGCCGCCCGGCAGTTCGGCCGCGCCCTGCCGGACGAGAAAGTCGTCGTCGGCGAGACCATACCGGGGGGGACGACAACGGCGCAGGCCGTCCTCCGCGCCCTCGGCGAGGAGTGGCCCACGTCCTCGTCGCTGCCGGAGAACCCCGTCGAACTGAAGGAACGAGTCGTCGAGGAGGCGTTCGCGTCCTCCGACCTCGAACCGGGGCGTGCGGCGCACGCGCCCGAACTCGCCGTGCGGTTCGTGGGCGACCCCGTGTTGGCCGTCGCGAGCGGACTCGTCGCGGGAGCGCTCGAATCCGAGACCGAGGTGATTCTCGGCGGCGGTACGCAGATGCTCGCCGTCGCCGCCCTCGTCCGCCACGCGGGCGTCGTCGGACCGCTGACGCTGGCGACCACCTCCTATCTCGCCGACGACGTACCGGAACTGGCGGCGGCCGCGGCGGCGCACGACGTGAACCTCGTCGTCACCGACCCCGGATTCGGCGGCGACGGCGACGGGGCGGGCGGCGTCGACCCCGGTCCCCTCTCGGCCTACGCCGACGGCGTCGCCAAGGAGGGGGCGGCGATGGGCGGCGCCCTCCACCTCGCGGCGCGCGCCGGGCGCCTGGACGAGGTGACCACCGCCACACTTGACGTGCTGGCCCGCCTGCGCTCCGACGATGGACCCTGA
- a CDS encoding DUF7351 domain-containing protein, with translation MDETQSASATTLGGVSPEEAFAILGDETRLNIIRVLWRAGALHAYDDIDDSTSTISFSELRRRVDVDDNGRFNYHLSKLVPHFVRKTADGYRLSGGGKRIARTVISIAGDHDATVAGEVSTDCPVCGAAVAVTYEDQWLRFACTECPGLFGDAAPDGTLLNAPFPPPGLAGRTPDDALRAELYRCMLDLTCLMQGVCPECASAVRGTLSVCDDHDATPERLCGACGTPFVAWGELRCDTCRFAKRLPVELCVMGLAPVIGFL, from the coding sequence ATGGATGAAACCCAGTCGGCTTCCGCCACCACCCTCGGCGGGGTATCGCCGGAGGAGGCATTCGCCATCCTCGGAGACGAGACCCGACTGAACATCATCCGGGTACTGTGGCGTGCCGGTGCCCTCCACGCGTACGACGATATCGACGACAGCACGTCGACCATATCGTTCTCGGAACTCCGCCGGCGTGTCGACGTCGATGACAACGGCCGGTTCAACTACCACCTCTCGAAGCTCGTCCCCCACTTCGTGCGAAAGACCGCCGACGGGTACCGACTGAGTGGTGGCGGAAAGCGGATCGCCCGAACCGTCATCTCCATCGCGGGGGACCACGACGCAACGGTGGCCGGTGAGGTGAGTACGGACTGCCCGGTGTGCGGTGCAGCTGTGGCCGTCACGTACGAGGACCAGTGGCTCCGTTTCGCCTGCACCGAGTGTCCGGGGCTGTTCGGCGACGCGGCTCCGGATGGGACGCTCCTGAACGCACCGTTCCCGCCGCCGGGGCTGGCCGGGCGGACGCCGGACGACGCGCTCCGGGCCGAACTCTATCGGTGTATGTTGGACCTGACGTGCCTGATGCAGGGGGTCTGTCCCGAGTGTGCGAGTGCCGTCAGGGGGACGCTCTCGGTGTGCGACGACCACGACGCCACCCCCGAGCGACTCTGCGGAGCCTGTGGGACACCGTTCGTCGCGTGGGGTGAACTGCGATGTGACACCTGTCGGTTCGCCAAACGGCTCCCCGTCGAGCTGTGTGTGATGGGACTGGCACCCGTCATCGGATTCCTATAA